The Drosophila teissieri strain GT53w chromosome X, Prin_Dtei_1.1, whole genome shotgun sequence genome has a segment encoding these proteins:
- the LOC122624331 gene encoding estradiol 17-beta-dehydrogenase 8, with amino-acid sequence MSVGVLAGKVALVTGAGSGIGRATCRLLARDGAKVIVADRNLKAAQETVQELGPERSAALEVDVSSAQSVQSSVAEALKKFQQAPTIVVNSAGITRDGYLLKMPERDYDDVYGVNLKGTFLVTQAYAKAMIEQKLENGSIVNLSSIVAKMNNVGQANYAATKAGVISFTEVASKEFGKFGIRVNCILPGYIDTPMVAVVPDSVKQQVVQRCPLGRLGQPEEIAEVIAFLASPQSSYVNGAAIEVTGGLK; translated from the exons ATGTCAGTGGGAGTACTAGCTGGAAAAGTGGCCCTGGTAACAG GAGCCGGTTCGGGTATTGGTCGTGCCACCTGCCGCCTTTTGGCCAGAGATGGTGCCAAAGTGATCGTTGCCGACCGCAATCTGAAGGCAGCCCAGGAAACCGTTCAGGAATTGGGCCCCGAGCGATCTGCCGCCCTGGAAGTGGACGTTTCCTCTGCCCAGAGTGTCCAATCCTCGGTGGCCGAGGCTCTAAAGAAGTTCCAGCAGGCACCCACTATTGTGGTCAATTCGGCTGGAATAACCCGAGATGGTTATCTGCTCAAGATGCCCGAACGGGACTACGATGACGTGTACGGGGTAAACCTGAAGGGCACCTTCCTGGTCACACAGGCCTATGCCAAGGCCATGATCGAGCAGAAGCTGGAGAACGGCAGCATTGTGAACCTCTCGAGCATCGTGGCCAAGATGAACAACGTGGGCCAGGCCAACTATGCGGCCACCAAGGCGGGAGTGATCTCCTTCACGGAGGTGGCCTCCAAGGAGTTCGGCAAGTTTGGCATTCGGGTCAACTGCATCCTGCCGGGCTACATAGACACGCCCatggtggcggtggtgccCGATTCCGTGAAGCAGCAGGTGGTGCAGCGCTGCCCCTTGGGCAGATTGGGTCAGCCAGAGGAGATCGCCGAGGTGATTGCATTCTTGGCCTCCCCGCAGTCGTCCTACGTCAATGGAGCCGCCATCGAGGTCACCGGGGGCCTCAAATAA
- the LOC122624066 gene encoding uncharacterized protein LOC122624066, translating into MAGQRFLIVLIVVSILLPSIPVISAKTCGSRLQLRTQNDPVDLSRLSEKQLKQLVEQLAKLQAQKGQDGGDLVDEEEEGDDPNQDQELEDPEDDHRGSSRPWNRVQRIIRRQLVKIPKRYLKKLLRQFGLARSAGHGGVRSADLGPQLEEYYLIPLE; encoded by the coding sequence ATGGCTGGACAGCGATTTCTGATCGTACTGATCGTGGTTTCGATCTTGTTACCATCGATTCCGGTGATTTCTGCCAAAACCTGCGGATCGAGACTCCAGTTGCGGACCCAAAATGATCCCGTAGATCTCAGTCGGCTGAGCGAGAAGCAGCTGAAGCAGCTCGTTGAGCAGTTGGCGAAATTGCAGGCACAGAAGGGCCAAGATGGTGGAGATCTGGTggatgaagaggaggaagGAGACGACCCGAATCAAGATCAGGAGCTGGAGGATCCCGAAGATGATCACCGCGGCAGTAGCCGCCCATGGAACAGGGTGCAGCGGATAATCCGGCGACAGCTGGTGAAAATACCCAAGCGATATCTCAAGAAGCTCCTCAGGCAGTTTGGATTGGCTCGGAGTGCTGGACATGGCGGGGTCCGGAGTGCGGACTTGGGTCCCCAGCTGGAGGAGTACTACCTTATACCACTGGAGTGA
- the LOC122624881 gene encoding ubiquitin carboxyl-terminal hydrolase 36, whose product MKLYAIVILFACCLLAAQAAPEKKMAQKSRQADQDVKVGQAASSAGASTTAKDPSSGRLFLKKFLTFKNLFSSSNQPVIPIIITGAGTGTSTGTTSPTSPTVTVTSTGTIPSATGTITTSPTTPTSPTTTTARRTVIKGARYGSNDDEQELNHEQDQDQDQDQDQEQDQELAQPAQAYPAELMDEQALQAALAAGAQEYEVVTSGHDVQGTSGATGEGAKATQSNNHISLRRKGARRGQVISVRIPPRYRRYFKNGQKVMLNTGSRPASKRRVVRKRVPAKKINKNNNRRRNGNKKNRRNRNKNRRNRITAV is encoded by the coding sequence ATGAAGTTGTACGCCATCGTGATCCTTTTCGCCTGCTGTCTTCTGGCGGCACAGGCGGCACCCGAGAAGAAGATGGCCCAGAAGTCGCGTCAAGCCGACCAGGACGTCAAGGTGGGCCAGGCCGCTTCCAGCGCTGGTGCATCGACCACTGCCAAGGATCCCTCCAGTGGCAGGCTGTTCCTCAAAAAGTTCCTGACCTTCAAGAACCtgttcagcagcagcaaccagccGGTGATCCCGATCATTATCACCGGTGCCGGAACCGGGACGTCCACTGGCACAACCTCACCCACATCGCCCACGGTGACGGTGACCTCAACGGGCACGATTCCCTCGGCCACTGGCACCATCACCACATCGCCCACGACACCCACCTCgccgacaacaacaaccgcacGGCGAACGGTTATCAAGGGTGCCCGCTATGGCAGCAACGATGACGAACAGGAGCTGAATCACGAACAGGATCAGgaccaggatcaggatcaggaccaAGAACAGGACCAGGAGCTGGCCCAGCCCGCCCAGGCCTACCCCGCCGAGTTGATGGACGAGCAGGCTCTGCAGGCCGCCCTGGCCGCTGGCGCCCAAGAATACGAGGTGGTCACCTCCGGCCACGATGTGCAGGGAACTAGCGGAGCCACCGGCGAGGGAGCCAAGGCCACCCAAAGCAATAACCACATCAGCCTGCGACGCAAGGGCGCCCGCCGCGGCCAGGTGATCAGCGTTCGCATCCCGCCCCGGTACCGTCGCTACTTCAAGAACGGCCAGAAGGTGATGCTCAACACCGGTAGTCGTCCCGCCTCCAAGCGCCGCGTGGTCCGCAAGCGAGTGCCTGCCAAGAAGatcaacaagaacaacaaccgGAGGCGCAACGGCAACAAGAAGAACCGTCGCAATCGCAACAAGAACCGCCGCAACCGCATCACCGCCGTCTAA